GTCTTCTTCTAATACATATCGTCATTATCGTTATTGTCGTTATTGTTATCGTTATCATCGAATTTTTGCCATATTTATGACATTGTCtgattcaaaattaattttgttcgAAATTTACTTAGTCTGTGCTTGTTTTGAAATGAGTTTGTTTGTGTATCgtcatcattaaataatttcgattcattcggaatttaatttttgattcatttgtgaattaacTGAGGTTCACTTGATGCCGCtgttaagtattgaccaaattttttattctttaagaaattttggttcatttcttAGTCTAATTTAGGTTCATTTGGTTTCGTTTCGATTGAATTTGTCGAACTTGTTCATGTGTgattgtttagttagtttttattcaaatctaaactaatttcggttcatttgtgaATTAACTGAGGTTCACTTAATGTTGCTGTTAAGTATAGACAAAATGTTTTATTTCTTAAGAAATTTCGAttcattttttagtttaatttatgtTCATTTGGTTTCATTTTACTTGAATTTGCTGAACTTGTTCACATGTggttgtttagttagtttttgttcaaatctgtattaattttgattcatttgtgaattaactgaggttcacttgatgctgctgttaagtattgaccaaatattttattctttaagaAATTCTGGTTcatttcttaatttaatttaagtttATTTAGTTTCGTTTCACTTGAATTTACTGAACTTGTTCATGTGTGgttttttagttagttttgttaaaatttgaactaatttcggttcatttgtgaATTAACTGATGTTCACTTAATGCCGCTGTTAAGTATTgagcaaatattttatttcttaagaaatttcgattcatttcttagtttaatttaggATCATTTGGTTTCGTTTTACTTGAATTTGCTGAACTTATTCATGTGTgattgtttagttagtttttgttcaaatctgaactaatttgggtttatttgttaattaattgaggttcacttAATGCTGCtgttaagtattgaccaaattttttattttttaaaaaattgcgGTTCATTTTTCAGTTTAATTTAGGTTTAATTTGTTTCAGTTCACCTGAATTTGCTGAACTTGTTCATGTGTAGTTGTTTAGTTTATTTTGTTCAAATCTGAACTAATTTCGATtcatttgttaattaattgaggtcacttgatgctgctgttaagtattgaccaaattttttgtTCCTTAAaaaatttcggttcatttctcaatttaattttggtttatttatGAGTGAATTAAGGTGTATTTAGTCTCATTGTTCtacaaattcaaaattcttcctTCTCATCTTTTATtactcattctttttcttttttttctttatcttcttcttatttcattttgtcataattcttctctttttttctcttgagagaaataaaatcaaaaaaaaaagagaaaaaaaaacaaataaagacAAAAAAAGAAATACATAATGCCTTAAAATCATTAAGGAGaggaggagaaaaagaaaaaaatgaaataataacaccaacaacaaaagaataatgtaaaaaaaacatgcggaaaaaaaaagaaaaaaaaaagaagaataaagaaaagagaaagaaagagaaaagcaaagaagacgaCGATGACAAAGATAACGTAAAGTTTCAATGTAAATAATTTAGTCGAAAGAATGATTCGTGCACTTATAATCACGATCTTTTAGTgagaataatttttattaatattgatTCTACTTAATTAAAGTTAGATTACAGTAATATTTGAGATGTGTAGCAATGTGTTTACTCTAACCACTAGGAACATAAGAAAATAACCAAGCACCGAACCACAGGCTGCTTGCACCCATTAATCAAAATATAGGAATGAGATTAGTCGCATAACTGCAGACGATTTGACAGAAAGAGGAAtcaaaagaatgatgaagctaGGGGACGACGAACTCACCTTAATCCTGAGCCATCTCCAAGACCCCCATGATAGAACCTCCTTCTCCGAAGTCTGCAAGCGCTTCCTCACAATACACGCTCTCACACGAACCTCCATTCGCCTCATCGAACCAGATTCCCTCCATTCTCTTCTCCCGAGGTTCCCCAACCTCACCCACTTCCACTGCTCCGCCCCTCTCTCCGACAATAACCTCCTTTTCATCTCAAAAACATGCCCCAACCTCAAAACTCTCAACCTCTCCTTTCGTCCCTCCTCCCTCCGCCGCACCTTCCGCCACTTCTCGCACCGCGCCATTTCCTCCCTCGCTTCTCGATGCCGCCTCTTGTCCGCGGTTTCACTCCGTCGGAGAACCGGTGTTGCTGATGCTGGTGTCACCGCGATCTGCGCCGCTTCGAACCACCTGAGACACCTAGACCTGGGGCGGTGCTCCCTCGTCGGAGACGGCGCGCTTGAGGCGATCGGGCGCTTGAATTCTCTCCAAGTTTTGAACTTGGAGGGTTGTTCGTTAGTTACGGATCTTGGGTTAGGGTTTTTAGCTTCTGGGCCATTGACCAAAACTCTCAAAGTTTTGGTTCTTGTGGAGTGCGATAGAATCACCGACACTGGGGTTtccaatttgaaaattttttccTCTCTGGAGGAGCTGAATCTTGCGGAGTGTGGGCCCAAGGTGACGGATGTTGGTTGCGTGGCGGTTTTCGAGGCGGTTACTGGGCTAAAAAAGGTGAATTTGTCATGGCTTGTTAACGTTACTGATGCTGCGGTGGTTGCGATGGCGGAGCACGGGCAGAAGCTGGTGGCGGTGAACTTGACAGGGTGTGAGTTGGTGAGTGGGGTTGGGATTAAGGCATTTGAGGGACATGGATGTTTGGAGTCTCTGGTGATCCCTGGTTGCCACTACACAAGTGCCAGTGATTTAGAATGTGCGGTTCTTGGATGCAAATCTTTGAAGTATGTTGAGCTTGATAAGGGGCTTATGTTTTGGTTGCCATTGGAGACACAAGAGAAAATTTCTAGGTTCTGTGACTTAGGTTGGAGCTGAATATGTCTCTTGGCATGCCTAATGCCTTAGATGATACAGTGGTTTTAAATTGTGATTGTAGTAGTTGCTCTGTGATGCTCAAAATTGCGGAAAATCTTGCATAAAAGGGCAGCATTTGTCACTGCAATGTTGCGGTAAAACCATGGGTGTTGAATGTCCAATAGTGTGGTCTTTTGCTGCTAGAGTTTAGAAACAGCTCTTGAAAATGGCTGTCCGCATTATGATTTTGTACGACAATTTAGTGTTTCTTGTGATTCTATTTCAaaatatgattttgatttttgatcCCCCAAAGTTTAAACCAGACATGCTAGTAATAACTTAGATTATTATTACGAGTGGTTGTTACTTTTTAGTTGTTGAGTATTTTGATTAACTGGTTTTGTTTGTAGAAATGTTCACACTTTACAATCAAAATGCTCAACAGATTTTTCAGTTTAAACTTTGAAAGATCTTTTCCCCCCGTCCTTTGTTTGCTAAAGTTACAAAATACGTTAACATTGCCTATGgcaagtaaaaagtaaaaacactCAAGGAGATTAGTTGGAGATGAAGTACAAAGGTGACAAAATTAAGAGCTATGGTGCTATATGAGACGcacttgtatatatatatatagtaccTGTATGTGGAGAAAAACTGGATTTATAGTCTGGTAGAGGAAATGTAATATATCAGATTGAGGATTCTCCTGTCAAAGGTGTCAAGGTAATTGATTGTATGAAGTGAAGAACAATTATTAGAATTTGAAATGCTTGCTTTCTACCTTCTTGTTGCTCTCACAATCAAGGCACCACTTTGTATCAACAGTCAACGAGTTATTTGAGTTTCAAATTGGCCCTTAAAATTTAATTACCTCAATTTAACCCTTAAATTTTTATTCCGTCTGTAATTCACATTAGCTCCTCATATTATTTTCATTGACACTGTACTAACGTGGCATGCTAATATAAACAGGTAGTGTTACCTGTCAGAATAAAAATCTTATGGAGAATTTTAAGGTACAGATCACTAGAAGACAAAAACCATACagattttaaagatttttgCTTAAACCACACTTTTTATCATAAAGCCACATTTTTAAAAGTGTAACAAAGAAAAGCGTCATCTAATGGAAAATCTTAGTagattagaagatttaagaaaagaaatatctaatttatcacaattaatagatcaaaagctaatgattttaactaatgttaattgtaatgatactgaatttttaaaatcaatacaaaatgatttttctcaaaatcttaattttactttaagttttattgaaggaattcaaaaacctgaaaaaacttatattTCACACGGAgtttctaaaaaatgttatcatGGAGA
This sequence is a window from Arachis stenosperma cultivar V10309 chromosome 10, arast.V10309.gnm1.PFL2, whole genome shotgun sequence. Protein-coding genes within it:
- the LOC130957526 gene encoding F-box/LRR-repeat protein 4-like gives rise to the protein MMKLGDDELTLILSHLQDPHDRTSFSEVCKRFLTIHALTRTSIRLIEPDSLHSLLPRFPNLTHFHCSAPLSDNNLLFISKTCPNLKTLNLSFRPSSLRRTFRHFSHRAISSLASRCRLLSAVSLRRRTGVADAGVTAICAASNHLRHLDLGRCSLVGDGALEAIGRLNSLQVLNLEGCSLVTDLGLGFLASGPLTKTLKVLVLVECDRITDTGVSNLKIFSSLEELNLAECGPKVTDVGCVAVFEAVTGLKKVNLSWLVNVTDAAVVAMAEHGQKLVAVNLTGCELVSGVGIKAFEGHGCLESLVIPGCHYTSASDLECAVLGCKSLKYVELDKGLMFWLPLETQEKISRFCDLGWS